The Oreochromis niloticus isolate F11D_XX linkage group LG13, O_niloticus_UMD_NMBU, whole genome shotgun sequence genome has a window encoding:
- the LOC100710095 gene encoding glycine-rich RNA-binding protein 7-like yields the protein MADLFGKALGNDGIARAVGEQAGKVVEGAVKKAMGGNKQQQGEQKKEGRGGGGEGGGGGGFSVGDVLNLAGGNKNEGEGGAGGGMGSALGGLFK from the exons ATGGCAGACTTGTTCGGCAAAGCTCTGGGTAACGATGGGATTGCTCGTGCTGTGGGAGAGCAAGCCG GTAAGGTGGTGGAGGGTGCCGTGAAGAAGGCCATGGgtggaaacaaacagcagcagggtGAGCAGAAGAaggaaggaagaggaggaggaggagaaggaggaggaggaggaggcttcAGCGTGGGAGACGTCCTCAATCTGGCCGGTGGAAACAAGAATGAGGGtgaaggaggagcaggaggag GTATGGGGAGCGCTCTCGGGGGGCTCTTTAAGTAG